From a single Pseudomonas sp. A34-9 genomic region:
- a CDS encoding MarR family transcriptional regulator has translation MKHFTPDEFKHCHLGLLLGRAALLKDRIIDTHMEPHGITAAQFKVLIIMAQFGVDTPAELCRHLSLDSGSMTRMLDRLEQKGFLARQRSEGDRRQVQLKLTEQGQQLADRLPHIGADAMNELAGAVTSDELKTLEYILKKILLAAGDPITIQRLGEHNER, from the coding sequence ATGAAGCATTTCACCCCGGACGAATTCAAACATTGCCATCTCGGCCTGTTGCTTGGCCGTGCCGCGCTGCTCAAGGACAGGATCATCGACACCCACATGGAACCCCACGGCATCACTGCCGCGCAGTTCAAGGTGTTGATCATCATGGCCCAGTTCGGCGTCGACACCCCGGCCGAGCTGTGCCGGCATTTGTCGCTCGACAGCGGTTCGATGACGCGCATGCTCGATCGTCTGGAGCAGAAAGGTTTCCTCGCTCGCCAACGCAGCGAAGGCGATCGTCGCCAAGTCCAGCTCAAGCTGACCGAGCAAGGCCAGCAACTGGCTGATCGCCTGCCGCACATCGGCGCCGATGCGATGAATGAACTGGCGGGCGCCGTCACTTCGGACGAGTTGAAGACCCTGGAATACATCCTCAAGAAAATTCTGCTGGCAGCCGGTGACCCGATCACTATCCAGCGGTTAGGTGAACACAATGAGCGGTAA
- a CDS encoding DUF308 domain-containing protein, whose protein sequence is MVRLSMVLLGHDFVRKRWSALALTGVVWGAAGVGIFIDALDGVLYFPLHLFGYLLLLEALILLLVPAPQTGTAAALRKARGLVFLLLGLLIVDRQHAAGLILAVLFGGAFIIDGIFRLAAAVVVRFVGWHVSLLAGLFEIGFGVFILEPYPTLYKGTVPFCIGMSLFLSGCALLRQAVRFKHQPPLTSPAGTAPASSAALVIHVWTPSGTVDDTLVRNRLLNRYIAAVDINGVISAGHAALECGPDIYISHYPQDDIDRSAGDFVRLLRATPNNDVAGRFLPDYAGEVADWCPSSLQVSFAHYDARRLQAFWSEYRQNSTYNLTSRNCSSAVAHSLEAALEGAMNRGHSSMLDFARVIFSPEFWVAAQVRKRAEVMAWTPGLVLDYARALHAAIEPAPPGWHSMYAVTKRAFGYVATALRGREVHPVQPPSVHPSDES, encoded by the coding sequence ATGGTCCGCTTGAGTATGGTCTTGCTCGGTCACGACTTTGTCCGCAAGCGTTGGTCCGCGCTGGCGCTGACGGGCGTTGTCTGGGGCGCGGCCGGTGTGGGCATCTTCATTGATGCGCTGGACGGTGTTTTGTATTTTCCGCTGCATCTTTTCGGCTATCTGTTGTTACTGGAAGCCCTGATCCTGCTGCTGGTGCCGGCACCGCAGACCGGAACCGCCGCTGCCCTGCGTAAAGCGCGAGGGTTGGTTTTTCTCTTGCTGGGGTTGCTGATCGTCGACCGGCAACATGCTGCCGGGCTGATTCTGGCGGTGCTGTTTGGCGGGGCTTTTATCATCGATGGGATCTTTCGGCTGGCGGCTGCGGTGGTGGTGCGCTTTGTCGGTTGGCACGTGTCGCTGCTGGCGGGGTTGTTCGAAATCGGCTTTGGCGTGTTTATCCTCGAACCGTATCCGACGCTTTATAAGGGCACTGTGCCGTTCTGCATTGGCATGAGTCTGTTTCTCTCGGGCTGCGCTTTGTTGCGCCAAGCGGTGCGCTTCAAGCACCAGCCGCCGTTGACCAGCCCGGCCGGGACTGCGCCGGCCAGCAGCGCCGCGCTGGTGATTCATGTCTGGACCCCCAGCGGCACCGTGGATGACACCCTGGTGCGCAACCGCCTGCTCAACCGCTATATCGCGGCAGTCGACATCAATGGCGTGATCTCCGCCGGTCATGCGGCATTGGAGTGTGGCCCGGACATCTACATCAGCCATTACCCGCAGGACGACATCGATCGTTCGGCGGGGGATTTCGTCCGTTTGCTGCGGGCGACGCCGAACAACGATGTCGCCGGCCGGTTTTTGCCTGACTATGCCGGCGAGGTGGCTGATTGGTGCCCGTCTTCGCTGCAGGTCAGTTTTGCCCATTACGATGCCCGGCGCCTGCAAGCATTCTGGTCTGAGTATCGGCAGAACAGCACGTACAACCTGACCAGTCGCAATTGTTCCAGCGCCGTCGCCCATAGCCTCGAAGCCGCCCTTGAAGGGGCGATGAACCGCGGGCATTCGAGCATGCTCGACTTTGCCCGAGTCATCTTCAGCCCCGAGTTCTGGGTCGCCGCACAAGTGCGCAAGCGCGCCGAGGTGATGGCCTGGACGCCCGGGCTGGTGCTCGATTATGCGCGAGCGTTGCATGCTGCCATCGAGCCCGCACCGCCGGGCTGGCACAGCATGTATGCGGTGACCAAGCGTGCTTTTGGGTACGTGGCGACTGCCTTGCGCGGGCGGGAGGTGCATCCGGTGCAACCGCCATCTGTGCATCCTTCCGACGAATCCTGA